The following proteins come from a genomic window of Astatotilapia calliptera chromosome 11, fAstCal1.2, whole genome shotgun sequence:
- the bola1 gene encoding bolA-like protein 1 has protein sequence MLPSVLRCARPVSSHPALTRPFAHFRPHMDPDPSRPVQRAITTKLTDALKPDHLEVQNESHMHAVPPGSESHFRVLVVSSKFEGLPLIQRHRLVNEALKEELSSCVHALAIQAKTPEQWQSNPTVAKSPPCMGGSKGDHTVEEKLKAGRE, from the coding sequence ATGCTTCCCAGCGTCCTCCGCTGTGCTCGGCCCGTATCCTCCCATCCTGCTTTAACCCGTCCCTTTGCCCACTTCAGACCACATATGGACCCAGACCCCAGCCGGCCCGTTCAAAGGGCTATCACAACCAAACTGACCGACGCGCTGAAGCCAGACCACTTAGAAGTCCAAAATGAAAGCCACATGCACGCTGTGCCCCCCGGTTCGGAATCCCATTTCCGTGTCCTTGTTGTCAGCTCCAAATTTGAGGGCCTGCCGCTGATTCAGCGTCACCGTCTGGTTAACGAAGCTTTGAAGGAGGAGTTAAGTAGCTGTGTTCATGCACTGGCGATCCAAGCAAAGACTCCTGAGCAGTGGCAAAGTAACCCTACCGTGGCTAAGAGTCCGCCCTGCATGGGAGGTTCGAAAGGTGATCACACAGTGGAGGAGAAGTTAAAGGCTGGGCGAGAATGA